Below is a window of Nocardioides sp. S-1144 DNA.
AGCGGGCGCCGGTGGGCGTTCTGGTGCAGGCCGACGTAGCGGTCGCCGAAGACCCACAGCAGGGCGTCATCGAGGCGGCGGACGGCGCCGGGCGGGTGCCGGTAGTCCATCCGGGCGGCGATGGTGGCGTCGTCGGCCTCACGGAGGACCTCGCCGAGCTCGTCGAACGAGGTGGTCCCGAGCTCGAGGAGCAGCCCGGCGATCCAGCCGTAGTGGTCGGTGCGCGACCAGCCGGCGTCGGAGTACTGGCCCGCGAGGTAGGCGGCCAGCTCCCGCGGGTCGAGGCGCGGGTCGTCGTCGGCGGTGGCGTCGCCGACGACGCCGACCGCGGGGGTGGCGCCGCGCAGCCGCTCGCGGATCTCGGAGAACTCGCGGTCGGCCAGCTCGAGCAGGCCGGCGGCGAGGGTGAAGCGGCGGTCGAACTCGCCGACGTGGATGTCGGGCACGGTGCCCTTGTAGCGGATGTCGTGCTCGAACTCGGCCCAGGCGTGCTGGAGCACGGTGCGCACCTGCACCTGGGTCGAGCGCCCGCCGAGGTCGACCATGAGGTGGCGGCTCGCGTAGCCGAAGCGGCCCTCGCTGGCCGTCTCCTGCCCGAGGTCGCGGTCGTCGGTGACGGTGACCTGCTCGGCCAGGACGTCGGCCACGGCGTCGACGTCGTCGCGCACGTAGGTGATCACGCGGACGCCGACCGCGTCGGTGATCTGGGTGGTCGGGTCGTCGTACAGCGGGCGTCCGGCGGCGGTGCGGGCCGCCTTCTCGGCGAACGACGCCACCGTCTTGGTGCGCCCGGTGACCGACAGGTAGTTGATGCCGGCCTCGTCGAGCAGTCCCCGCACCAGCGCGACGGCGTTCTCGCCGGCGCGCATCAGGTCGTCGTGGCCGGCGGCGTAGCCGCGCACGGCCCGGCGCACGACCTCGGCGTGGGTCACCGCGACCGGCTCGGTGCCCAGGGTCGGGGTGACGATGTAGCCGGTGTCGAGGTCGCCGTAGCGGGTGACGTCGTCGGGCCGGTGGTCGACGAACCAGGCGACGTAGGCGCACAGGACGGCGTCCACCTGGTCCTCCACGCGCCGCAGCTGGGCCTTCTGGGTGGCCGTCTCGACGAGCGCCCGCAGCGCGGCCCAGGTCTCGTCGGTGCGGACGACGGCCTCGACGTGGCCCATCAGCGCGAGCAGCTCGCTGCGCAGCAGCTCCAGGTCGCGACCCGGCTTGGCCTTGTAGCGCAGCACCTTCGGCAGGTCGAAGAGCACGATCGAGGCCGCGTGCGGGTAGACCTCGACGGCCCGGCGCCGGCGTCCGGAGCGCGGGTCGATGTCGAGGCCGAGGCGCTTGGCCACCCGGGCGCCGCGGGTGCCGTTGGCGAACTCCGGCTTGCCGGTGTTGGAAGGGTGGGTGCCGGCGTCGAAGCGGCGGAAGTCCTTGCTCAGCGCCTGCTCCGCGGGCCGCGAGCCCTTCTCGTTCTTGACCACCAGCGGGGCGTCGATGCCGGCCAGGCAGTCACCGTCGTACGCCGCCAGCGCGGCCACCACGTCCTCGTCGGTGCGGACCGCGCTCACGTGCAGCAGGCGTGCCTCGGCGTCGACCACCGCGAGCCCGGTGGGTGCCTTCTCGCCCCAGGCGAGGTCGATGCCGATGTAGTGCACGGGGACACCCTGCCGCATGGGCCGTCGTCGTCGCGGTGGCCCCAGCCGCGCAATTGCCGCGAAATGGGCAGCTCGGTGCGCGAAAACCGGCCAGATCGCGGCAATTGCGCGCTGTGGGCCAGCTACCGAGCGGCGTGGGCGGACGCGATGGCGGCGCCGAGGCGGGCGTTGTGGCGCACGAGCGCGATGTTGGCGACCAGGCTGGCGCCGTCGGTGAGCTCGACGATCCGCTTGAGCAGGTAGGGGGTGACGTCCTTGCCGCCGATGCCGAGGGCGTCGAGGTCGGCGAGGGCGCGGGCGATGACGCCGTCGATCTCGGCCGCCGGGATCTCGTCGGCGACCGGGATCGGGTTCGCGACGACCAGGCCGCTGCGCAGGCCGAGGCCGCGGGCGGCGGTCATCGCGGCGGCCACGTCGGCGGCGGACTCGATGCGCGAGGGGGCGGCGTGCCCGCTGACCCGCGAGTAGAAGGCCGGGAACTCGTCGCTGCCGACGACCATGACCGGGACGCCGTTGGTCTCGAGCACCTCCAGGGTCAGGCCGATGTCGAGGATGCTCTTCACGCCGGCGCACACGACGGTGACCGGGGTGACCGCGAGCTCGGTGAGGTCGGCGGAGACGTCGAGGGACTCCGCCGCGCCGCGGTGCACGCCGCCGAGGCCGCCGGTGACGAAGACGTCGATGCCGGCCAGCGCGGCCAGCCGCATGGTCGCGGCGACGGTCGTGGCACCGTGCCCGCCGCGCGCGACGACGTGCGGGAGGTCGCGGACGCTGGCCTTGGTGACGCCGGGGTCACGGGCGAGCAGCTCGAGGGCGTCGTGGTCGAGCCCGGCCCGCGGGACGCCGTCCAGCACCGCGATCGTGGCCGGCACCGCCCCGTGCTCGCGGACGATGCCCTCGACCTCGAGCGCCATGGCGACGTTGTCGGGGTAGGGCATCCCGTGGCTGATGATCGTGCTCTCGAGCGCGACGACCGGGCGCCCCTCGGCGACCGCGGTCGCGACCTCCTCGGTCAGGCGGATCGGCGGGGTCGAGGGGGTCGGGGCGGGGGCGGTCACAGGAGGCTCCTCACGAGCTCGTCGGTCAGGTCGGGACGCACGGTGTGCGGGCTGGAGACGGTCAGGGCGGCGACGACGTGGGCGTAGGTCGCCGCCTCCCCCGGCTCGGCGCCGCCGAGCCAGGCGTGGCAGAACGCCGCGAGCATCGCGTCGCCGGCGCCGGTGACGTCGACGACCTCGGCGGTGCGCGCGGCGAGCCGGTGGACGCCGTCGGGGGCGGTCAGCGTGGAGCCGGCGGGCCCGCGCCGCTCCCAGGTCAGGTCGGCGGCGGGGGCGCCGCCCGCCGAGAGGGCGGCCAGCTCGGCGCCGCCGGCGGAGAGCAGGAACAGTCGGCGGCCCGCCGCGGTCGGCGCCAGCCGCGCGGCCTTCGGGACGCTCACGGGGTCGAGGGCGACCGGGCCGGTGGCGGCGTCCCAGGCGGCGGCGAGGGTCGCGGGGGCCAGGTTGCCGTCGAGGACGACGAGGTCGGCGGCGGCCAGGAGGTCGCGGTCGAGGTGCTCGGGCCCGAGCGCGGCCGGCATGTCGGAGACGCCGCCGACCAGCTCGCCGGTGTCGTCGAGCAGCGCGACGTAGCTGCCGGTCGCCGCGGCGACCAGCCGGACGCCGCCGACGTCGACGCCCGCGGCCCGGGTCGCCCCGACCACGAGCCGGCCGTGGGCGTCGTCGCCGACCGCGGCCAGGAGGTGGGTCGTCGTGCCGAGGCGGGCGAGGTTCTCGGCGATGTTGCGCCCGACGCCGCCGGGCGTGACGGCGACGCTGCCGGGGTTGCTGGTGGCCGGCACCGGCGCGGCGTGCGGGCGGGCGACCACGTCGACGTTCGCCCCGCCGACCACGACCACGCTCGCCACGGGAGAACCATGCCAGGCGCGATGAATGCGGTTGTCGGTGCCGGTCCCTACCGTGACACTGACGCCACCACCGCACCACGAGAGGCGACGACGCATGGTCGACATGATCCGGGCCCGAGGCCTGGTCAAGCGCTACAAGGAGGTCACCGCCCTGGCCGGGCTCGACCTCGACGTGCCCGAGGGCACCGTCCTGGCCCTGCTCGGGCCCAACGGCGCCGGGAAGACCACCGCGGTCCGGTGCCTGACGACCCTCCTGGTGCCCGACGAGGGCAGCGCCGAGGTCGCCGGCGTCGACGTGCTGGCCGACCCGCAGGGCGTGCGCCGCAGGATCGGCCTGTCCGGCCAGTACGCCGCGGTCGACGAGCACCTCACCGGTTTCGAGAACCTCACGATGGTGGGCCGGCTCTACGGCCTCGGGAAGGCGCGCTCGCGCACCCGGGCCCGCGAGCTGCTCGAGCGCTTCGACCTGGCCGAGGCCGGCGACCGGCCCTCCAAGACCTACTCCGGCGGCATGCGGCGCCGCCTCGACCTCGCCGGCGCCCTGGTCGCCGAGCCGCCGGTGCTGGTGCTCGACGAGCCGACGACCGGGCTCGACGTCCGCGCCCGCCAGCAGATGTGGGAGGTGATCCGCGAGCTCGTGGGCAGCGGGGCGACGCTGCTGCTCACCACCCAGTACCTCGAGGAGGCCGACCGGCTCGCCGACGACATCGTCGTGATCGACCACGGCCGCGCGATCGCGCGCGGCACCGCCGACGAGCTCAAGTCCCAGACCGGGGGCGAGCGGATCGAGGTCGTGGTCGCCGACTCCCTCCACGTCGAGGCCACCCGCCGGCTGCTCGGCGCCGTCGCGCTCGGCGACGTGCAGGTCGAGGACCGCACGCTGACCGCGGCGGTGACCGACGGCGCGCCCGCGCTGCGCCGGCTGCTCGGCGACCTCGAGGGCGAGCGCATCGGCGTCCTCGACGTCGGGCTGCGCCGCCCGACCCTCGACGACGTCTTCCTGACCCTGACCGGCCGCACGGCCGACGAGCAGCCCGAGGAGGCCGCCCGGTGAGCACCCCGCAAGCCCTCAGCGACGGCTGGGTCGTCGCCCAGCGCAACCTGATCAAGATCAAGCGCGTGCCCGAGGTGCTGGTCTTCGTGCTGATCAGCCCGATCATGTTCGTGCTGCTCTTCGCCTACGTCTTCGGC
It encodes the following:
- a CDS encoding PfkB family carbohydrate kinase, producing the protein MASVVVVGGANVDVVARPHAAPVPATSNPGSVAVTPGGVGRNIAENLARLGTTTHLLAAVGDDAHGRLVVGATRAAGVDVGGVRLVAAATGSYVALLDDTGELVGGVSDMPAALGPEHLDRDLLAAADLVVLDGNLAPATLAAAWDAATGPVALDPVSVPKAARLAPTAAGRRLFLLSAGGAELAALSAGGAPAADLTWERRGPAGSTLTAPDGVHRLAARTAEVVDVTGAGDAMLAAFCHAWLGGAEPGEAATYAHVVAALTVSSPHTVRPDLTDELVRSLL
- a CDS encoding ATP-binding cassette domain-containing protein, whose amino-acid sequence is MVDMIRARGLVKRYKEVTALAGLDLDVPEGTVLALLGPNGAGKTTAVRCLTTLLVPDEGSAEVAGVDVLADPQGVRRRIGLSGQYAAVDEHLTGFENLTMVGRLYGLGKARSRTRARELLERFDLAEAGDRPSKTYSGGMRRRLDLAGALVAEPPVLVLDEPTTGLDVRARQQMWEVIRELVGSGATLLLTTQYLEEADRLADDIVVIDHGRAIARGTADELKSQTGGERIEVVVADSLHVEATRRLLGAVALGDVQVEDRTLTAAVTDGAPALRRLLGDLEGERIGVLDVGLRRPTLDDVFLTLTGRTADEQPEEAAR
- a CDS encoding pseudouridine-5'-phosphate glycosidase, which codes for MTAPAPTPSTPPIRLTEEVATAVAEGRPVVALESTIISHGMPYPDNVAMALEVEGIVREHGAVPATIAVLDGVPRAGLDHDALELLARDPGVTKASVRDLPHVVARGGHGATTVAATMRLAALAGIDVFVTGGLGGVHRGAAESLDVSADLTELAVTPVTVVCAGVKSILDIGLTLEVLETNGVPVMVVGSDEFPAFYSRVSGHAAPSRIESAADVAAAMTAARGLGLRSGLVVANPIPVADEIPAAEIDGVIARALADLDALGIGGKDVTPYLLKRIVELTDGASLVANIALVRHNARLGAAIASAHAAR
- a CDS encoding DUF429 domain-containing protein translates to MHYIGIDLAWGEKAPTGLAVVDAEARLLHVSAVRTDEDVVAALAAYDGDCLAGIDAPLVVKNEKGSRPAEQALSKDFRRFDAGTHPSNTGKPEFANGTRGARVAKRLGLDIDPRSGRRRRAVEVYPHAASIVLFDLPKVLRYKAKPGRDLELLRSELLALMGHVEAVVRTDETWAALRALVETATQKAQLRRVEDQVDAVLCAYVAWFVDHRPDDVTRYGDLDTGYIVTPTLGTEPVAVTHAEVVRRAVRGYAAGHDDLMRAGENAVALVRGLLDEAGINYLSVTGRTKTVASFAEKAARTAAGRPLYDDPTTQITDAVGVRVITYVRDDVDAVADVLAEQVTVTDDRDLGQETASEGRFGYASRHLMVDLGGRSTQVQVRTVLQHAWAEFEHDIRYKGTVPDIHVGEFDRRFTLAAGLLELADREFSEIRERLRGATPAVGVVGDATADDDPRLDPRELAAYLAGQYSDAGWSRTDHYGWIAGLLLELGTTSFDELGEVLREADDATIAARMDYRHPPGAVRRLDDALLWVFGDRYVGLHQNAHRRPLLAQRLERLRGTP